The segment CTTAATTAATGACGAGGGTACCTCTTTAATGCCTGTTTTACTCAAGTAAAGATGCTGCAAAGATTTCATAGGGACTGTGATTTCTGGGAGGGTCTCAAGTTTTGAGCAACCACTCATATCCAGCACGTAGAGTTTTGTGAGAAACTGGATTGATGAGGGCACCTCTTTAATAGCAGTTCCACTTAGATATAACGTTCTTATATCCTCTGAAATCTCTGGAAACTTGGTCATCTCTGAGCATCCATCTAGAAAAAGAAGTTCCAATTTGCCAGTAACTGACTGTGGAACTTCTTTGATAGAAGTTTCCTCCAACTGTAACCATTTCATATTTTGTGAAATCGTTGGACACATAGTCACATCTAGGCACCGACTTATAAGAAGTACACTGAGAACCTTTGAATCAAGCATTGGAAAACTTCTAAGATTATAGCAAAATCCGAGATCAAGTTCTTCTAGCTTGTCAAGATATTGAAGAGATGACGGAACCTCGGTTAAACTTGAACAGGCCACAAGGTATATGCCTTCTAAATTTTTAGCCTTTGATAGATCTGGTAATTCCGTTAAATATGGAGAGTAAgatagtttaatttttcttaaatttccaaCATCCTGTCAACAGAAAAGGGCATAATTAGAAAGTTAGCACCTCCAACTACATATTTCTGATCATAAATCTGCAGCAATTAAATCATACCTGTACTCCAGTCCAAAGTTTTACAAGCTTGCTTTCGCATAGGTCAAGCTCGACAAGGTGTTCAGCACCAAAAAATGGCGGCAAGGATTTCGAAGGGAATCCATACCAGTGCAAATATACCAGCTTATTAGAAAGATATTCGAGGCCAGTAGGAGGAAGGTGCATTTTATCTTCGGAGGAATGACTGAGATAGAGATTGAGAAATCTAAGACGATCCATTATTGCGAAGGCATCAGATTTCAAGTGTATCTGTCTCGGTAACATGGACATGTCCAAAGATatgcctttaattttttgagttccctattaaacaagaataaagaataaacaaacaataatacaaTCTACTCAAACAAATCAACTTTTGAGCAAATAAATGAACGACAGTTAATGGCTGTAGCTTTAACCTTATTTTCCTCCAATACATGAACGACATCAGGTAGATGACATAACCTGCTACGTTTGCCAGGAAAATTAGATTCTGCACGAACAATGTTAAATGCCATTTCTTGTAGTAAATCATGCATTTCTAGCAAGTTTTCAGTTGTAGTTATGAGACACTTATCAATGAGCTTGCTTATATCAAAAATCACAGGCCGATCATCAAAGCCATCTAATATTTTTGTTGCTCGGTTTTGCTCCCATCTTCTCAAGAAATGTGCTATGTCAAGAAATATGGATTTTTGTTCTGAATCCAACCCTTCATAACTAATTATCCAcgcattttttatttgagggtCCTGAGCTAGTTTATTCAATGCACTGCACCATTCTTCGATGCTTTTACCATAGAGAGAGGAACCCATAACTATAAGAGCCAACGGATTGCCTTGTACATGACTTGTAATGTGTTCTATCAAGTCTCTATGATGAATTGTGGGGATGCAATTCTTCAAGGCTTTTGAGCTAAAGAGTCGAAGAGCTTCTTCATGGTTCAACCTCTCAACCTCGTATGTCTCATCAACTACATTATTAAGCACTTGCTTGTCCCTACTTGTTACGAGAACTTTACTGCCCGGACCAAATGAACTGTTTCGTCCATCAAGCAAATCTTTCCATTCTTCCAAACGCATTAAATTATCCACATCATCCAGAACAATAAAAACCTTTTTGCGACGAAGTCTATCCCTCACAAAAGAATCTTGAAAACTTAAGGAGCCCATGTTCAGAATTTCTTGGCCAAGCAGCTGTAAAAGAAATCTTCTTTGCAAATCAGATTGTTGCCTAAAGTTTTCAACAAAGATTCCTTCAAATCGAGAACGAACCTTATTGCACACAACTTGAGCAATCGTTGTCTTACCGATACCACCCATTCCCCATATCCCTACAATGAGAACATCTGGAGATTCCATATTTAACAAACACTCAACTTTGTTAACACGAACAT is part of the Populus nigra chromosome 8, ddPopNigr1.1, whole genome shotgun sequence genome and harbors:
- the LOC133701371 gene encoding disease resistance protein RPV1-like, giving the protein MAMFFLFLSIFLFVYLWRFIIRNRHISPSLSTPSTLTTAKPQVIKYDVFLSFRGEDTRVGFTSHLHAALKRKQILTFVDDQHVRGDEIPESLLRTIEEAKLSVIVFSENYASSKWCLEELAKIFERRKNNGQIVIPVFYQVDPSHVRNQTGSFGDAFARLIKKKALTMDKVQSFRDALTDTATLAGWSLGKSEMESEFIEKIVGDVLKKFHSMSSSHTTGLFGIDVRVNKVECLLNMESPDVLIVGIWGMGGIGKTTIAQVVCNKVRSRFEGIFVENFRQQSDLQRRFLLQLLGQEILNMGSLSFQDSFVRDRLRRKKVFIVLDDVDNLMRLEEWKDLLDGRNSSFGPGSKVLVTSRDKQVLNNVVDETYEVERLNHEEALRLFSSKALKNCIPTIHHRDLIEHITSHVQGNPLALIVMGSSLYGKSIEEWCSALNKLAQDPQIKNAWIISYEGLDSEQKSIFLDIAHFLRRWEQNRATKILDGFDDRPVIFDISKLIDKCLITTTENLLEMHDLLQEMAFNIVRAESNFPGKRSRLCHLPDVVHVLEENKGTQKIKGISLDMSMLPRQIHLKSDAFAIMDRLRFLNLYLSHSSEDKMHLPPTGLEYLSNKLVYLHWYGFPSKSLPPFFGAEHLVELDLCESKLVKLWTGVQDVGNLRKIKLSYSPYLTELPDLSKAKNLEGIYLVACSSLTEVPSSLQYLDKLEELDLGFCYNLRSFPMLDSKVLSVLLISRCLDVTMCPTISQNMKWLQLEETSIKEVPQSVTGKLELLFLDGCSEMTKFPEISEDIRTLYLSGTAIKEVPSSIQFLTKLYVLDMSGCSKLETLPEITVPMKSLQHLYLSKTGIKEVPSSLIKHMISLITLNLDGTPIKELPLSIKDMVCLEDLTLHGTPIIALPELPPSLRNLSTHDCASLKTMISIINIGRLWFGLDFSNCIKLDQKPLIAAMLLKIQSGEEIPLGRIQMVLPGSEIPEWFGDKGIGSSLTIQLPSNCHQLKGIAFCLVFLLPLPSHDMLYEFVDRSYVHVYFDYHVKSKNGEHDGDDEGVFASQGSRALSLNLKTCDSDHMILRYELELVNHLRQYSGNEVTFKFHHHEVDNRGGKVGHEIQKPFKLKNCGVYLHFDEDLLADTDLP